The genomic stretch ATGGGCTTTAGCGCCTGGTTTCATGCCCCCCGTCTGTAGACTAGAGCCACTAGTGGTTACCGCAGGGGCGGCCGCAGTTGCCGTCGCGCTTTCCCTACGGGGGTAGCCACCATTGAGTTGGCTCAAGCCGTTACGGCGCTGTTTGAGACGGGCGTAGCATTCTTCTACCGTGGTGCGCAGGTTGAGCTGGCAGTAGCGGGGGGCGTTGCCCAAACTGTTGCCCTCGATTAATTCATGGCTGCCCTGGCGCACGTCTAAAAAAGCTTCTAGCACTTCTTTAGATAGTGTTTCGACGAGGGTTGACGCTTGATTGGGATGTAGGTGCTGCTGCTCAACTAACCAGCAAATAGCTTGATAATCGGCGGTAGCTGTGGTGGCCTGTTGCTCAAAGAGGAGTCTTACCTGCACGCGCACTGCGCTCACCAAAGACGGCACCTGCACGCTTAGCCGCCGCAGGTGGCTGTCGAGTCGCTCAAAAGCCCGGTCGACGGTAGAAACATAGGTGAGCTGTCCTTGATCTAGGTGCAATAGCCAGGTGTTAGTTGGTGTAACGACTTGAAGACAGCCGGTTGCCTGGCGACTACTCACCTGGGCTAACAGGCTAAGGGGGTGCAATTGAGTAGAAGAAGACGGTGGCATGGGAGCGGGGTTCAAGAGCGATGGTTGCATAGCAGTTCACGACAGAGACAGGGGAATGCACAGTGGATGGTAGATAAAATCGGCGGCTCACCGTGCGCCACCCGCAGGGGCACCGCAGCGCTATAGCACGCTAGATAACGATGCTTTTGATGTAGGACGGCGACAGTAACGCCGCCAAAAAATTTTGGGTTGCTCTAACTCATCAAATGATTTAGCCAGTAGCCACAGCTAGAGCGATCGCCTAGCTAGTAGGACCCAATCTTGGCCAACGGCAACAAGATGATTCGTACACAATGGCTGTGGGTAAATACTGATGAAATGCTTAGGGCTTAACCTTAGTGAACCATTCTCAAAAGGACGACTGACTTAACAGCGAGTTTTGAAGCGGTAGATGCGGTATTGAGAATGGTTAGAAGTAGATGGCTCTGACCTGACCTGGGGGCTAGACAGGAAGCCGAATTATCAAAATCCCAGTGTTTAACTGAGACAAGTAGAAGCTGTTTGAAAAGTGATCGATAGTCAGGAATGAAGCGCTAAACCGTTACTTGCATAATCTAATAATAACAGGTTTGTTAATTAAAATTATAAAAAATAAGTGAATACTAGATAACCAAATTGGTCTGCT from Leptolyngbya subtilissima AS-A7 encodes the following:
- a CDS encoding response regulator, coding for MQPSLLNPAPMPPSSSTQLHPLSLLAQVSSRQATGCLQVVTPTNTWLLHLDQGQLTYVSTVDRAFERLDSHLRRLSVQVPSLVSAVRVQVRLLFEQQATTATADYQAICWLVEQQHLHPNQASTLVETLSKEVLEAFLDVRQGSHELIEGNSLGNAPRYCQLNLRTTVEECYARLKQRRNGLSQLNGGYPRRESATATAAAPAVTTSGSSLQTGGMKPGAKAHYTIACIDDSPTVLQAINSFLDDKIFSVIMIDDPVKALMQVIRTKPDLILLDVTMPSLDGYELCSLLRRHPDFKNTPIIMVTSNTGFIDRAKAKLVRASGYLTKPFNQSDLLKFIFKYLN